One segment of Anopheles stephensi strain Indian chromosome 3, UCI_ANSTEP_V1.0, whole genome shotgun sequence DNA contains the following:
- the LOC118510433 gene encoding toll-like receptor 13 isoform X1, translated as MHHWLRTVLTTGPRQSAPITTRPVSTGRRSWLSPPGRTSVAYQRYVRQVGSASYRMEITESYRNLIALVILLLVLPESVYRAGRSGGATATAEDPTDCDVLGCGGSYACYGNGWPNYLPHRPGERYNIPLNAFHVGSSLQQGQPECLLGSANNYLPWVTQDGRLTVRPGRHALDMSNLLLNDRGFTSLVQSVSALVPLEDVQHLSLAYNALTLVPSPSLKKFPNVRLLSMSGNFFTEFYDHSAEHNRLPQLTKLRVLDMRNCSLRTLPPDFFKNVNLQYLFLSFNHITTLPPEIFYPLRSLLHLDLSNMDTRRVGEERIENPFMKLIAGVDLHQDMFFPLINLVFLDLSNTRLEYQAFIALRSVQRRVKYVSYCNIGLPAIVDYLFLAKSIEMLDISYNVGVAQSLHSASFTLLANSIEVLYFKDSMVQQLNWLAPLQKLRVLNLRGNILRMLHRESFANLSNLEQLDLSYNYISAWNQQVFTSTEALESVNLRNNSIVILTTDMLYDFSRLSAMGLGGNTIQCSCNYVKFLRNILHNRTDVPGAYTISAEPLIVGKHGIAPSVPSTKLSLQHVQLFDYDESEYLCMNFTSNQKLDPLELVDCMIPDDELINADLPELEAPVEQEHVRNYALVYILVSVAVSFLIVCGVGLFYYWFHIKYFFKIIKNSAVLSFFNDDKLYLDKSGLLKEADFHYDVFVSYSNADRTWVLDQLLPNMEGVSQINLCLHERDFEVGYGILENIISCMDRSRCLMLIVSESFLLSHWCQFEMHLAQHRLLETRRDELILVLLEDLPKRKCPKTLSYLLKTKTYIKWPTKSADEQLLFWKRLHKALLAAKG; from the exons ATGCACCATTGGTTACGCACCGTACTGACCACCGGTCCGCGCCAATCAGCCCCGATAACGACCCGACCCGTATCGACCGGACGTCGAAGCTGGTTATCACCGCCCGGCCGGACTTCAGTTGCTTACCAACGGTACGTCCGGCAGGTTGGTAGCGCATCGTATCGAATGGAAATAACCGAGTCCTACCGGAACCTTATCGCGCTCGTCATCCTGCTGCTAGTGCTGCCCGAAAGTGTGTACCGCGCGGGTCGTTCCGGGGGGGCGACAGCCACGGCCGAAGACCCAACCGACTGTGATGTGCTCGGTTGTGGTGGCAGCTACGCGTGTTACGGCAATGGTTGGCCCAACTATTTGCCCCACCGGCCGGGCGAACGGTACAACATCCCGCTGAACGCCTTCCACGTGGGGTCAAGCTTGCAGCAGGGCCAGCCCGAATGTTTGCTCGGCAGCGCGAACAACTATCTGCCGTGGGTGACACAGGATGGAAGGCTTACGGTGCGCCCGGGCCGGCATGCGCTCGATATGTCGAATTTGCTGCTGAACGATCGCGGCTTCACCAGCTTGGTGCAGAGTGTCAGTGCACTGGTGCCACTTGAA gacgtGCAACATCTCTCACTGGCATACAATGCTCTAACGCTCGTCCCGTCGCCCTCGCTGAAGAAATTCCCAAACGTTCGTCTACTCTCGATGAGTGGTAATTTCTTTACCGAGTTCTATGATCACTCAG CCGAGCACAACAGGCTACCGCAACTTACAAAACTGCGCGTGCTCGATATGCGAAACTGTAGCCTCCGGACCCTTCCACCCGACTTCTTCAAGAACGTTAATCTACAATATCTCTTCCTATCGTTCAATCACATCACAACGCTCCCGCCCGAGATCTTCTACCCGCTGCGCAGTTTGCTCCACCTAGACCTGTCCAACATGGACACGCGCCGCGTCGGTGAGGAGCGCATCGAGAATCCGTTCATGAAACTGATCGCCGGTGTCGATCTTCACCAGGACATGTTTTTCCCACTCATCAATCTAGTGTTTCTCGATCTGTCCAACACTCGGCTCGAGTACCAGGCGTTCATTGCGCTGCGGTCGGTCCAGCGGCGGGTGAAGTACGTCAGCTACTGCAACATCGGGCTGCCCGCGATCGTGGACTATTTGTTTCTGgcgaaatcgatcgaaatgctTGACATTTCGTACAACGTCGGCGTAGCGCAATCGCTCCACTCGGCCAGCTTCACACTGCTGGCCAACAGCATCGAGGTGCTGTACTTCAAAGACTCGATGGTGCAGCAGCTGAACTGGTTGGCTCCGTTGCAGAAGCTGCGCGTGTTAAACCTGCGCGGCAATATACTGCGCATGCTGCATCGGGAAAGCTTCGCCAACTTGAGCAATCTCGAGCAGCTGGATCTAAGCTACAACTACATCTCGGCCTGGAACCAGCAGGTTTTTACCTCGACCGAGGCACTGGAGAGCGTAAATCTGCGCAACAACAGTATCGTCATACTGACCACCGATATGCTGTACGATTTCTCACGCCTGTCGGCGATGGGCCTGGGTGGCAATACGATCCAGTGCTCGTGTAACTACGTCAAGTTTTTGCGCAACATTCTCCACAACAGGACGGATGTGCCGGGCGCGTACACGATTTCGGCGGAACCGTTGATCGTGGGTAAGCATGGAATCGCTCCCAGCGTTCCATCGACCAAGCTTTCGCTACAGCACGTTCAGCTGTTCGATTACGATGAGTCGGAGTATCTGTGCATGAACTTTACCAGCAATCAGAAGCtcgatccgctggaactggtCGACTGTATGATACCGGACGATGAGCTGATCAATGCGGATCTGCCGGAGCTGGAGGCACCGGTGGAGCAGGAACATGTCAGGAACTATGCACTGGTGTACATACTGGTCAGCGTTGCGGTGAGCTTCCTGATCGTGTGTGGGGTCGGGCTGTTCTACTACTGGTTCCACATAAAGTACTTCTTCAAGATCATTAAAAACTCGGCCGTGCTAAGCTTCTTTAACGACGACAAGCTGTATCTGGACAAGAGTGGACTGCTGAAGGAGGCCGACTTCCACTACGATGTGTTTGTCAGCTACAGCAATGCGGATCGGACGTGGGTGCTGGATCAGTTACTCCCGAACATGGAGGGTGTAAGCCAGATCAATCTGTGTTTGCATGAGCGGGATTTTGAG GTTGGATACGGAATTTTGGAGAACATAATTTCGTGCATGGACCGATCGCGCTGCCTGATGCTGATAGTGTCCGAAAGCTTCCTGCTCAGTCACTGGTGTCAGTTTGAGATGCATCTTGCTCAGCATCG ATTGCTTGAAACGCGTAGAGATGAACTCATCCTGGTACTCCTTGAGGACCTTCCCAAGCGCAAATGTCCCAAAACGCTCAGCTATCTGTTGAAAACGAAAACGTACATCAAATGGCCAACGAAATCGGCCGACGAGCAGTTGCTGTTTTGGAAGCGATTGCATAAAGCGCTGCTGGCGGCAAAAGGATAG
- the LOC118510433 gene encoding toll-like receptor 13 isoform X2 yields the protein MSGNFFTEFYDHSAEHNRLPQLTKLRVLDMRNCSLRTLPPDFFKNVNLQYLFLSFNHITTLPPEIFYPLRSLLHLDLSNMDTRRVGEERIENPFMKLIAGVDLHQDMFFPLINLVFLDLSNTRLEYQAFIALRSVQRRVKYVSYCNIGLPAIVDYLFLAKSIEMLDISYNVGVAQSLHSASFTLLANSIEVLYFKDSMVQQLNWLAPLQKLRVLNLRGNILRMLHRESFANLSNLEQLDLSYNYISAWNQQVFTSTEALESVNLRNNSIVILTTDMLYDFSRLSAMGLGGNTIQCSCNYVKFLRNILHNRTDVPGAYTISAEPLIVGKHGIAPSVPSTKLSLQHVQLFDYDESEYLCMNFTSNQKLDPLELVDCMIPDDELINADLPELEAPVEQEHVRNYALVYILVSVAVSFLIVCGVGLFYYWFHIKYFFKIIKNSAVLSFFNDDKLYLDKSGLLKEADFHYDVFVSYSNADRTWVLDQLLPNMEGVSQINLCLHERDFEVGYGILENIISCMDRSRCLMLIVSESFLLSHWCQFEMHLAQHRLLETRRDELILVLLEDLPKRKCPKTLSYLLKTKTYIKWPTKSADEQLLFWKRLHKALLAAKG from the exons ATGAGTGGTAATTTCTTTACCGAGTTCTATGATCACTCAG CCGAGCACAACAGGCTACCGCAACTTACAAAACTGCGCGTGCTCGATATGCGAAACTGTAGCCTCCGGACCCTTCCACCCGACTTCTTCAAGAACGTTAATCTACAATATCTCTTCCTATCGTTCAATCACATCACAACGCTCCCGCCCGAGATCTTCTACCCGCTGCGCAGTTTGCTCCACCTAGACCTGTCCAACATGGACACGCGCCGCGTCGGTGAGGAGCGCATCGAGAATCCGTTCATGAAACTGATCGCCGGTGTCGATCTTCACCAGGACATGTTTTTCCCACTCATCAATCTAGTGTTTCTCGATCTGTCCAACACTCGGCTCGAGTACCAGGCGTTCATTGCGCTGCGGTCGGTCCAGCGGCGGGTGAAGTACGTCAGCTACTGCAACATCGGGCTGCCCGCGATCGTGGACTATTTGTTTCTGgcgaaatcgatcgaaatgctTGACATTTCGTACAACGTCGGCGTAGCGCAATCGCTCCACTCGGCCAGCTTCACACTGCTGGCCAACAGCATCGAGGTGCTGTACTTCAAAGACTCGATGGTGCAGCAGCTGAACTGGTTGGCTCCGTTGCAGAAGCTGCGCGTGTTAAACCTGCGCGGCAATATACTGCGCATGCTGCATCGGGAAAGCTTCGCCAACTTGAGCAATCTCGAGCAGCTGGATCTAAGCTACAACTACATCTCGGCCTGGAACCAGCAGGTTTTTACCTCGACCGAGGCACTGGAGAGCGTAAATCTGCGCAACAACAGTATCGTCATACTGACCACCGATATGCTGTACGATTTCTCACGCCTGTCGGCGATGGGCCTGGGTGGCAATACGATCCAGTGCTCGTGTAACTACGTCAAGTTTTTGCGCAACATTCTCCACAACAGGACGGATGTGCCGGGCGCGTACACGATTTCGGCGGAACCGTTGATCGTGGGTAAGCATGGAATCGCTCCCAGCGTTCCATCGACCAAGCTTTCGCTACAGCACGTTCAGCTGTTCGATTACGATGAGTCGGAGTATCTGTGCATGAACTTTACCAGCAATCAGAAGCtcgatccgctggaactggtCGACTGTATGATACCGGACGATGAGCTGATCAATGCGGATCTGCCGGAGCTGGAGGCACCGGTGGAGCAGGAACATGTCAGGAACTATGCACTGGTGTACATACTGGTCAGCGTTGCGGTGAGCTTCCTGATCGTGTGTGGGGTCGGGCTGTTCTACTACTGGTTCCACATAAAGTACTTCTTCAAGATCATTAAAAACTCGGCCGTGCTAAGCTTCTTTAACGACGACAAGCTGTATCTGGACAAGAGTGGACTGCTGAAGGAGGCCGACTTCCACTACGATGTGTTTGTCAGCTACAGCAATGCGGATCGGACGTGGGTGCTGGATCAGTTACTCCCGAACATGGAGGGTGTAAGCCAGATCAATCTGTGTTTGCATGAGCGGGATTTTGAG GTTGGATACGGAATTTTGGAGAACATAATTTCGTGCATGGACCGATCGCGCTGCCTGATGCTGATAGTGTCCGAAAGCTTCCTGCTCAGTCACTGGTGTCAGTTTGAGATGCATCTTGCTCAGCATCG ATTGCTTGAAACGCGTAGAGATGAACTCATCCTGGTACTCCTTGAGGACCTTCCCAAGCGCAAATGTCCCAAAACGCTCAGCTATCTGTTGAAAACGAAAACGTACATCAAATGGCCAACGAAATCGGCCGACGAGCAGTTGCTGTTTTGGAAGCGATTGCATAAAGCGCTGCTGGCGGCAAAAGGATAG
- the LOC118510434 gene encoding glycine-rich RNA-binding protein 3, mitochondrial-like produces the protein MFKLVAVLSCLVAISLAMPAAELSQPIAASEVAQNGPAVLVVQEDSDDLAGAETAHHGYGGYGGYGGYGGGFGGGYPYGGYGGGFGGGYGGGFGGFGGGYGHGGFGGYGGHGHHHHHG, from the exons ATGTTCAAG CTAGTTGCCGTGTTAAGCTGCCTGGTGGCGATCAGTCTGGCCATGCCGGCTGCGGAGCTCTCGCAACCGATTGCAGCCTCGGAAGTCGCCCAGAACGGTCCAGCGGTGTTGGTCGTTCAGGAGGACAGTGATGATCTGGCCGGTGCCGAGACGGCTCACCACGGATATGGAGGCTATGGTGGATACGGAGGCTATGGCGGTGGCTTCGGAGGCGGCTATCCGTACGGTGGTTATGGTGGCGGATTCGGTGGAGGTTATGGTGGCGGCTTCGGAGGATTCGGAGGAGGCTACGGACACGGCGGATTCGGTGGATACGGTGGCCATggacaccatcaccatcacggATAA
- the LOC118510435 gene encoding glycine-rich cell wall structural protein-like has product MFKLVAVLSCLVAISLAMPAAELSQPIAASEVAQDSPAVLVVQEDSDDLAGAETAHHGYGGYGGYGGYGGGFGGGYPYGGYGGGFGGGYGGGFGGFGGGYGHGGFGGYGGHGHHHHHG; this is encoded by the exons ATGTTCAAG CTAGTTGCCGTGTTAAGCTGCCTGGTGGCGATCAGTCTGGCCATGCCGGCTGCGGAGCTCTCGCAACCGATTGCAGCCTCGGAAGTCGCCCAGGACAGTCCAGCGGTGTTGGTCGTTCAGGAGGACAGTGATGATCTGGCCGGTGCCGAGACGGCTCACCACGGATATGGAGGCTATGGTGGATACGGAGGCTACGGCGGTGGCTTCGGAGGTGGCTATCCGTACGGTGGTTATGGTGGCGGATTCGGTGGAGGTTATGGCGGTGGCTTCGGAGGATTCGGAGGTGGCTACGGACACGGCGGATTCGGTGGATACGGTGGCCATggacaccatcaccatcacggATAA
- the LOC118510445 gene encoding keratin, type II cytoskeletal 1-like produces MKKVLLSFCAVWFLTNAAPTPEDPANTVQGIVPVQNSPVVILDSDTNLPEEVDLEGAEAAHFGYGGGGFGRGGGFGGGYGHGGGFGFRKFGGFGGGGFGGHHGFGGGFPGHGFGGFGGGGGGFVVGGGFIKGGGFYGKK; encoded by the exons ATGAAGAAG GTTCTGCTGAGCTTCTGTGCCGTGTGGTTCTTAACAAATGCTGCCCCAACGCCGGAAGATCCTGCCAACACGGTGCAGGGAATAGTACCGGTCCAAAACAGTCCTGTAGTTATCCTCGACTCCGATACTAACTTACCCGAAGAGGTCGATCTGGAGGGCGCAGAAGCAGCTCACTTTGGTTACGGTGGAGGCGGCTTTGGACGTGGTGGTGGGTTTGGTGGTGGATACGGACACGGAGGTGGCTTTGGATTCCGTAAGTTTGGCGGCTTCGGAGGAGGTGGCTTCGGCGGACATcatgggttcggaggtggctTCCCGGGCCATGGGTTCGGTGGGTTTGgagggggtggtggtggtttcgtcGTTGGCGGAGGCTTCATCAAGGGTGGCGGATTCTATGGCAAGAAATGA
- the LOC118510442 gene encoding loricrin-like codes for MFKKTIVLSCLVAVALCSADLETAETGWGGGGGGGWSSGGGGYGGGGGKKVIIISSGGGGGHGGSGGWSSGGGGGGYGKGWSSGGGGLGKGWSSGGGSYGGGGGGWPSSKGWSSGGSSFGGGYGGGSGWSVGGGSGLGGGHSGGWSSGGGGRSIGGWPSGGVSKGWSSGGSGGYGGSQGWSSGGSGGYGGSHGWSSGGSGLGGGYGGGGWSSGRSLGGSGGWSSGGLSKGWPSSGGSKGWSSGGGGYGGGSGWSTGGSGWSGSSAW; via the exons ATGTTCAAG AAAACGATCGTTCTGAGCTGCCTGGTGGCGGTGGCCCTCTGTTCGGCCGACCTGGAAACGGCTGAAACTGGCTGGggaggcggtggtggtggtggctggagcagcggcggcggtggctaTGGAGGTGGCGGCGGTAAGAAGGTGATCATCATCTCGtccggcggcggtggtggacaCGGAGGCAGTGGTGGATGGTccagcggcggtggtggtggcggataCGGCAAGGGATGGTCCAGCGGCGGTGGCGGACTGGGCAAGGGTTGGTCCAGCGGCGGTGGCTCTTACGgaggcggtggcggtggatgGCCAAGCAGCAAGGGATGGTCCAGCGGTGGCTCGTCGTTCGGCGGTGGATATGGAGGCGGTAGCGGGTGGTCCGTTGGAGGAGGCAGCGGTCTCGGTGGTGGACACTCGGGCGGCTGGAGCTCGGGCGGCGGTGGTCGCAGCATTGGTGGATGGCCGTCGGGTGGTGTGAGCAAGGGATGGTCGTCGGGAGGTAGCGGCGGATACGGAGGAAGCCAGGGATGGTCGTCGGGAGGTAGCGGCGGATACGGTGGAAGCCACGGATGGTCGTCGGGCGGTAGCGGACTGGGAGGTGGATACGGAGGCGGTGGCTGGAGCTCGGGCCGTAGCCTGGGAGGATCGGGCGGATGGTCGTCGGGCGGTCTGAGCAAGGGTTGGCCATCGAGCGGCGGCAGCAAGGGCTGGTCCTCGGGAGGCGGCGGCTACGGAGGTGGCAGCGGATGGTCCACCGGAGGAAGCGGCTGGAGCGGTTCCAGCGCTTGGTAA
- the LOC118510440 gene encoding solute carrier family 35 member F5, with translation MLNKAQKLVLGIVLLVLVDIIWVSSSELTKFLYENENYDKPFFCTYFKASMFTIYLIVLGLIAPWKESCTRNGNYSLMDTIEEDEGYYANGTSSLSDSSFVPIKTDSQVSGTESDDSSIRSVRFSKVTEVREMSPHEASEALMSRLSYAASLRVHRQKSHHKTARTALLFCVLWFIANYMFQLALEPSETAMVTLLSSSSSFFTLILAAMFPSSCGDKFTFSKCFAVLLSMAGAVMVSLSEIDQPKMSRGIVLALLSAFFYASYLVLVKRKSDTEEKISIPLFFGFVGLWNLLLLWPLLFVLNFSQLEVFELPSRRQFIVLFVNGLVGTVLSEALWLWGCFLTSSLIGTVAISLQIPLAMLFDMVLHGKTYPLLFYLGSLPMFLSLVLVAFLVKFDDCDPLLKFGKLMYRRLWNCRKANVVRIPDLEEQHESLIDGSHEN, from the exons ATGCTAAACAAAGCACAAAAGCTAGTGCTCGGAATAGTGTTACTGGTGCTGGTCGATATTATATGGGTTTCGTCGAGCGAACTAACCAAG TTCTTGTACGAAAATGAAAACTACGACAAACCGTTCTTCTGCACCTACTTCAAAGCGTCGATGTTCACCATATACTTGATAGTGCTCGGGTTGATAGCACCGTGGAAGGAAAGCTGCACCCGGAATGGGAACTACTCG CTGATGGACACGATCGAGGAGGACGAAGGATACTACGCCAATGGGACGTCTAGCTtg AGCGATTCTTCCTTCGTGCCCATCAAAACGGACTCGCAAGTGTCCGGTACGGAAAGCGATGATTCTAGCATACGCAGCGTGCGGTTCAGCAAGGTGACCGAGGTCCGCGAAATGTCCCCACACGAAGCGTCCGAAGCGCTGATGTCGCGCCTGTCGTACGCTGCCAGTTTGCGGGTTCATCGTCAAAAATCACACCACAAAACGGCCCGAACGGCGCTACTGTTTTGTGTTCTG TGGTTTATTGCCAACTATATGTTCCAGCTGGCTCTGGAACCGAGTGAAACGGCAATGGTAACGCTGCTCAGCTCTAGCTCGAGCTTTTTCACCCTCATCCTGGCCGCCATGTTCCCGTCGTCGTGTGGTGATAAATTTACCTTCTCGAAATGTTTCGCCGTCCTGCTGAGCATGGCAGGAGCG GTGATGGTTTCGCTGTCGGAAATCGATCAACCGAAGATGTCGCGCGGGATCGTGCTCGCCCTACTAAGTGCATTCTTCTACGCGTCCTATCTGGTGCTAGTCAAGCGTAAAAGCGACACCGAGGAAAAGATCAGCATCCCACTGTTCTTTGGGTTCGTGGGGCTGTGGAATCTGCTACTGCTCTGGCCGCTGCTGTTCGTGCTAAACTTTTCCCAACTCGAAGTGTTTGAGCTACCGTCGCGACGGCAGTTTATTGTACTTTTTGTCAACGGGCTTGTCGGCACGGTGCTGTCGGAAGCTTTATGGCTATG GGGCTGTTTTCTAACGTCATCGCTTATCGGTACGGTGGCCATATCGCTGCAGATCCCGCTAGCCATGCTGTTCGATATGGTGCTGCACGGTAAAACGTACCCGCTGCTCTTCTATCTCGGTTCGCTGCCCATGTTCCTTTCGCTCGTGCTGGTCGCGTTTCTGGTCAAGTTCGACGACTGTGATCCGCTGCTAAAGTTTGGCAAGCTCATGTACCGACGGTTGTGGAACTGTCGGAAGGCGAACGTCGTGCGAATACCGGACCTGGAGGAGCAGCACGAATCGCTCATCGATGGTAGTCACGAAAATTAG